GGGCAACGTCTGATGTTAGGCGTCTGTAGAGAATATGGTTATGATAATGGGAAGTACACGGCAAACGATGGGGTTGGTGGACGATACAAAGACAGGAGGGAAGCCTTTAACGGTggatggtggaggatgCTTTTTATGACGGAATGGATGTTCTTTGTGAGGGTGATGTTCTCGTTGAACCAGCGAGCGCTGTCAAATAACGTCACCAGAAAAGGCCCCCTGAattttccctcttttccgTCTCTTCTGTCCCTTCTGCAGGACGCGTAAGAGGTCCCTGAGATGATGTGCATTCAGGGTTTGTCAGGGACTAAAAACTTATCCCCGTTGATCTACACCATAAATGGAATATTGTTCGATCCTGACTTCATTAGGTGACTACCTCCTTCCTGCCGCAGGTGCGCCTTGTCCTTTACCCTATTTCGCCGACGCGCCgaatctcttcttcgacaaTCTTCAAAGACGCCGAACCCGAAGCCGTTTCTGTGCAAggaatgggaaaaggaacaCGAAAATAAGCCAATGCCCAACGCGCGCTCTGCTGGGTGCAGAGTTGTGTGCTTGTGTCAGACATCCCGCGCAAATACGCAGATCATTAGCACACAAGAGGTCGGCGGGAAAATGAAAAAATAGCTTCAGAGTGTCAATTGCCAACTATTGGTGCTCGGTGCCCGGTGTTCGGTGCTCGGTTCTCGGTTCTCGGTTCTCAATGCACCGGTCAAGAGTCAGCAGGCGGGTGGCAAACAGACGCACATTTGGCATTTTTATTAGCAGTTGGTGGTGCTTGCGTGCTACGTACGGGTTATTGGCTAGCTCGATCTGAAAGCGAGAAGAAAGCTAAGAAGAATGGCTTTCGGGCTTTGAGATAAACGCAAGATGCGGGCGTTGTTCTGCTCTTTTCCTGTAACTTATCCTTGTTATGATACGAGAGGCAATGCCGCTGCGGTCCGGTTTGCGACCTTTTATCCTTCCGGAGGGCTTCGGGCCCCGTcgttgtttgtttgttgtaCTGTTAATAAAGCGCTGATGTAATAGTCGGTTACAGGCTCACGGCGGAGTGTACTTCTGGTCGTAGCAACATGTAATAATACCGATTGATACATTGTTTGCATAGGGGATGAGAATCTATAGAGCTCCATATTGTACGTGTATTATTACAAATCTCCCTGATCCGTCCCTAATATTATTATGCCGAAATCAAGCTGCCTGTTATCGTCATACTATCATGTCTTCTGTCTTCTATTGAGAGAGGAATAAAGAATCGCCGGACGCACttggagaaaaagcggGGGGTCCACAGCCCAAAGGGTTGTACATGTCACATTACGACCCAAGCTGGCAACAGGATTATAACAGTGAGGAGACCAGGGACGAAAGATAAAGATAAGATAAAaggggcgggggagggggtATAGGgaatgagaaggaggaggtagGACGTAATTAACTAACCTGAAAGGAAGACAGAAGACAGACAATTCTTATAGAAATATTACCTGGATCTGTTGATTGATTCATTTTCGGCGCGGGCATTTACTCCATATATCTCGGAAAGATAATCAATACGGATTCCATATACGATGTACGACGacgatcatcatcagcgTGCATTGTAGTGCAATTCTATCTTCTGCTGTCCTTAGTAGGCGTTTGGTTAAAGGGTTCCGGGGTGATCCACTTACAGCACAGTACGTTATTATCGGAGCCAATTCTCGGCTATAGACAACAGAAACTCGTCATGAATCGTGAACTGCCTGGAGGTGGAACGCTACTAAGGGTAGAGACCGGCAGGCGGCACTGCAAAAAGGCAACCAATAAAGAACGAAGGGCACTATTTGTATTAGGCTATATGCTTTACGGGTTTTACTCATCTATCAAAAGACAGCCCAGGCCCAAAAAGAGCTACACACCAAGTAGTATCATCAATCGGCATCTGACCATTAACGCCTTCCACCACCCTAGTGATGGTGATCTACAAGAGTTTGTGTGAAATGCAGAAGAATCAGTCCTCGCAACATCGTTAATCTGGGTTCCTACTTCCCAAGCACGACACTGATCATGTTATACATCACTCATGAAAAGTCAGCAGGGGCGGAACCCTCTTTCCGCGATATTCTGATTTCTGCTCGGCAAATAGTAAtaatagaagaagaacttaCTAGTTGAGTCTTACATACGTAATACGTTGGTGCTTTATGATGCAGGGAACAAAGAGCATTTACTACTGTCTTCTCATTATGAAGAAAGGATGTGCACCATGGATCCAAATGGTACTTACAAAGCTGCAGCCTGTTAACAAGTGACAATACATGTATGTCACTTAAAGTTTGTAAGGATAATATGGGCCGGATGGATCACCGTGACGGAGGATGACATGAGTCACGagattgttgttgttgagtACGTGTGATTTGGTGGAGGCTCGTGGAGGAGGGACAGGGAAAAGTTTCAGGGCGAGGGAGGACTCGGTTGGTTGATTGGACAATTTTATACCTTTTTGCGCGACtagttttttttttctttctatATGCATCATAAGTAACCTAGAATCCAAcagagatgaggaaagcgGAACGAGTCCGTTTACATACATATCTTCATAGTTCGCAATGTTCGTAGGGCAAGATCGATGGAAGCAGGCGGAATGTAAAGTCTATGGTCTTGGTCCTCTATATGTAAGACCAAATAGATAAGATTTTAGTTACCAGCATGTCGTCTATTGTCCTCCCTtaactcttcctctttttcgaCTGCTAACTTGCCCTCACTTCACATAGCTACTCGCTACTTCGGACTCCTTCCTCTAATTCCAGGGCAACCTACTAGCAGACAGATAGCCGATGGACAAACGTGTGACGATTTAGTTACGATCCTCCTGGTTGCCCAATGAGCCATCACACACTTTAAGACATATCTGTATATCGTAGTTGACACGCTGAAGAAGTCTGGAGATCTGTCACGAGCTTGCACGAAGTAGAAAAAATAAGAgatcataggagggagttacgTAATGAAGGAAAGCAACATTGTTTCtgataagaaggtccagctggacctcctccgtccgagaaaagaactggacatccagctggacctccagctggGCCTCAAGGGATATAAATGGttttctgtagaagtatataaaggggggctctgtcctcgatcttgatcttcttcccctcgaagatcaatatttcataagttactttgcggaaggtcctcgagctcccagtgctcgctctcctcttaccttgcaccacATCTGACATAAACCTACAccactagtatataagcttgcctgatcttcccaagcgaaCATACCTCCGTCCTATACCATacgccaacagacaagtgtcaagaggtatatcatacatatatctcattgcttagttaaactacggctttctaatatctcgtctccaaggctagaccttgttggggacgagtcgtAACAAGATCGGCGGAATTTCAGTAGATGCTCGAAGAATTTGCCCTGCAGATCGGTTGACTATGTGATCAATCGCAATTTGATTTCTCTGAGAGTGAGTTACGAAATCCGATTTAATACTTATTTCCTTTTGACTGAAAGGCTGCAAAATGTAAAAAAAGACAGTGGAGACGCCGACGTTGGCAAATAAGGTAAATAAGGTCGTTGAAAGTccaaaagagaagatgtaACTTGCTGACTGTAGATCGATGCTTGATGCATCGGGAAGATACTGGGACTGAAGACGATTGAAGTGTACAGAGGGATAATGACAAAGGAGAGAATTAGTGGAGAAAAGCTCATTAAGGAATAATAATGGAGAGCAGGATCGGATGGCCGAGCTGGAGTCCGACGGGGAACGCGCATGGCGCATatagaggaagaggttgggTCCTCCGTCGGTCATGCTGGGTTATCAGTCGGCGACAAACGAGCTCATGACAACTCTTAAAAAGGAAAGGCCGTTAAGTTCGTTAATTAATATACTATCCATATATGCTGCTGTACAAAAAATGAATAATGGAATAGGAAGAAGTGGTGATGCCGGAAGCTTGGCAAAAGATTTCGGGAGTATCAAAACCATTTTATCGAACGATTGGACCGACGCGCGCGCTGGCTGTCGTCAAACCAGTGGACGAATATTTCTTCGTTTCAGTCTGGTTATCAAACATCCAACACGCCTTCTCTACAACAATCATATTCGGCCAATTCCCTCTGTATCAAGGGCGTCCGCTGCCTAGctttcccatcccttccaaAACGTCCCTGTGACGGCCTCTCGTGGGCATGCCGCACATTCGCTAAGTTCTGTTTACAAACCTTGGGCAACGTCTTCTTAAGCGACCATAAAAGCACCTCGCCTACTTACCTATCGATCTTTGTCTTATTTCACCAGCAACATTAATGAGAGTGGCAGTAATTGGGTCTGGTTTAGGTGGCCTGACGACAGCATACCTGCTTCGTCAGCACGGATTTGAAGTCTGGCTAATAGAGCGGGTAAATATCACCGCCAATTTTTTTTGCCTGGGGAGGTTCATCAGCTAAGTTGATTCTTAGTCGTCTAGCCTTGGCTTCTATTCCGAGTCAATAGAAGTGGACCAATCCTTGGCGGAGATAACGAGAGATAAATCACGGGGACAAAAGTGGATCATCGATGTCCCTATGCGTGGATTTCAAGGAGGTATGTGATTTAGTCCTGTCTAACATACATATATGATGCTGAACAAACCATTGAAAAGGCTACTATCCCAAACTTCTGTCACTATATACCCACCTCGGTCTACCTGTCGTTCCCGTGAACTACACattctctttttcatcctctcagTCGACCTATTTCATCCATTCCGGGGCCTCTGGTGCTTCAATACCCTCCCTACCGTCAGAAGCTTTTACCGGTCCTTCCAGACTTGCCAGAGCCTTGATGAAGTTACTCGGGGTAGCGTTATGTTACCTTCTCTTGATTGCCCTGTCCTTCGCAGCGTGGCAtgaccttcttccccagcCTCTCTCGTCTACGACGTTAACAGTTCGACAATTCACTGCCtatctctcctctttcttgaCCTATCCAATTAGGATACCGGCTATAGGGTTATCTCCATGGACGCCATTGGGAAACATTTTCGAGGATTTCATGGGAACCCTCGTCTTACCACTCTTTTCGGCCGTGGGTACCATGACAGCAGCTGATGTCTGGGCTATGCCTGTTCGTCTATTACTCGAATATGTGCATATTACTTTGGGTACTTCTCATTATCATTTAGGAGATGGTTTCTCATCGGCCGATGTCGCGAGGCAGTTATCGGCACCAGTAAAGGACCAAGGGCCAGACTACGTGCGTCTGAAGACGGAAGTTGTTGGGCTGGAATATGCTTTGGGAGGCGGAGTAAAGATCAGGCTGAGATCCGTAGGGGATTTGGAAATGACAGCAGATGAGACCCTTAGAGTAGAGAAGGTTGTATTGGCTACCCAAGCAAGTGTGGCAAGGTGCCTTTTACGGAATTTGGAGAAAAGCCTCAAACAATGgggggaagaaaaggaaaggagaaggattggGAAAATGATCCAGGGGTTGCAGAGTGTTAAATATAGGGTGAGTACGGCTTTTATTGAACAAGAAATACAATCTGACTGTGCTAGGAAACCGTCGTCGTCAATCATATGGACACTTCagttcttcctccactcGCTGATCGGAGAGACATAaatctccatctcccttcAGGACCTGGTTCTTTGCAAGAAattcatccttctccatctccgcctTACTTTAAGCCCACCTCGGAAAGAATCTACGCTATGGCTACCCAGATCATTTACCCAAAGGATCCCAATGGTCAGCCTGTTTTGCAAACCACAAATCCGGTGATGAGTATAGACTCTAAACGGGTCCTCAGTGTGTCCAAGCTAGAGCGGTGAGCGCTTGTCAGATTCATAGCCAGACGTATTACTTATGCCACTTCTGATAGCGCACTCGCTATATCAAATCCTCATGAGATACtaccccttcttcaacctcaCTCTCTGAATGCCTTAGTGTACTTGGCGGGATCGTATGTATACCCTGGAATTCCGCTCCTAGAAGGTTGCGTAGGAAGCGCCAAGGAAGTGGTAAAAAGCATattggaaggagagaagtaTCGTGCTGAAAGCGTACTTAGAGAGGGTCCAGATAAGcagggaaaaaggaagcagaagcaaaTTGAGCCTGTTGGGGGGATTGATTGGGAAGtagggagaggaggattgATTACGAAGGCCtggcgatggcgatggaACACGAAAAGGACTTGGAGTTAAGCTGGTATGTCTTGACGGGGCTGAAATAGACCCCATCTATAGTTCGGTCACGTCGACAGCATGTATACAAGAGGGATTAATTTTCATCACATACCGACTTCTGTCGATGTCGATGCGAGGAGTAGAGTTCCATCATTAATATTAGTCAAATAATTATCGTAAATCCACCAATGACTTCCCCACGACTTTTAGCTGGATGACGCCATGTGAAATCAATGGATAGTACATGATGGAGACCTGCTTCTCTTCCGGTCATCCTTGGTTGTCTTCCGAGACACCATTCGCTGGTTTCACCCACACAAGCGCAGCACGCTCGAAGCTCGAAACTAACGCTCGTTCGTTCGCTATTAGTACCCCACGCGATTATATATTGGACCGATCATCCAACTGGCGGTCATGTCCGTGGTACTCGTAGTGTTATTATTAATTATCTTCCAGATTTTTATCTCCTTGCCGCTGTTTCTGCAACTGACTTGGGCTTTTTAAAGCATCTCTTGGTCGTCTATTGTTtgcccttttcttctcgaaCACAGATATATCACGTAAAAATGCTACAAGAAATtgttcttccctctcctgcCGAGTAAGTAATGCCTTGTCCCGTATCGAACACCGCcaatcttttctttccagctTCCATGTCCATGTGAGACAAGGGAAAATGTGCGAGCTCGTCACTCCTCAAGTTGCTAAGGGAGGTGTCCGCACCGCGTATGTAATGGTAAGGGGTTTGTTGTGCATAGATGGCAGCAACTCATTGTAATCTGTAACAGCCCAACCTCGTCCCGCCTCTCACTTCCACCGATGCTGTGGTATCCTATAGGGCCGAGCTTGAGAAAATTGATTCCTCTGTCCAGTGGCTCATGACCCTTTATTTGCATCCTGATGTAACCCCCGCTGAGATCCGCAAAGCTGCTAAAGCGGGCATCAAAGGTCAGTCCTCAAGTTGTAGAGACTAAGCCGAGGGCGTAGGGTGGGTGCGAGGCGTATGATCGCTCGAACAGATGTGCTTATATTCTTTACTACCATGCAGGTGTCAAGTCCTACCCTCGAGGGGTCACTACCAACTCCAATTCTGGCATCGAAGACTACGAAGTCTACTACCCCGTCTTTAAGGctatggaggaagaaggcatggTCTTGAACTTGCACGGAGAAGTCCCCAGTGACGCTCACAAGGTAAAGACCACTCAATTTGGAGAATATGAAGTACGTAAAGCTCATCAGAAGAACAGAACATCTCAATCCTCAATGCCGAAGTTCACTTCCTCGAACATCTCCGTAAACTCGCCACCGCTTTCCCCAAGCTTCGTATCGTTCTCGAGCATGCTACCACCTCTGCTGCGGTCGAGACTGTTgcttccctcccttccaaCGTCGCCTGTAGTATCACTGCTCACCATCTCTATCTTACCATCGACGAGGTCGCTCCACAACCCCACCACTTTTGCAAGCCTCTTGCTAAGGAGCCCAAGGATAGAAAAGCCCTCCAAGACGCCATCAAGAGCGGGAACGAGAAATTCTTCTTGGGCAGTGATAGTGCCCCCCACCCCTTGTCCAACAAGGCCCCTGCTTTGACTGAAGAGGGTGCTGTGAGCGCTTGTGCCGCCGGTGTATACACCAGCCCCATTTTGATCCCTCTAGTTGCAACCCTTTTGGAAGGTTTCGGCGCTTTGGATAAGCTTGAGGGATTCGTTAGTGGGCACGGAAGGAAGTTCTATGGGGAACCCGCCAAGGAGGGACAGGAGTtaaggttgaggaggacgaaggaggatgaaggttTCGTTAAGGGAACATTCAGGGGTGATGGCGTGGAGGTCATGCCTTTTTGGGCTGGCAAGAGGTTGGGTTGGGAAATTGCTCAATAAACAGGATATCTATATTGATAGGATACCTCCCGGGATGTGAGTTGTAATATCCCAAATGATGCATATGCATGGAAATTGAAATGGTACAGTGATTTGACTCTTCTTACAGCTCCAATGGTTACGCTTCTTATTTTCTTATGCGTCAATCCCAAAAGTAACACCCTGCGCGAGAGAGACTTTGCTAGAATAGTTGACAGTAGCAGCAGACCACCTTACGTATTGCTTCCAGGCGTCACCGCCAGACTCTCGTCCCCAACCAGTGGACTTGTTACCTCCAAAACCAGCACCGATTTCAGCACCACTGGTACCAACGTTGACATTCACGATACCGCAATCGGAACCTTCGGGACCCAGCCACTTGCCGAGAGACTTGAGATCACTAGTGAACAAGGCGCTCGAAAGGCCTTGAGGGACAGAGTTGTTGATCTCAatggcttcttcaagagTCTCGAATTCGGTAACATAGAGGATGGGGGCGAagacctcttccttccagcagggatcatccttctttggTCGAACGACAGTAGGCCAAACCCAGTTACCGCCCTCGACCTCCTTGTCCATACCATTAATCCGCCCTGATCGCTTAGTAAGGATCTCACCACCGCGGGATGTCACAGCTTGAAGCGTTTCCTCGTACTTCTTCACAGCGCCGTCGTTGTGAAGAGGACCGATAAGGGTAGATGTCTGGAGAGGGTCACCCACCATCAAATGAGGGCTAGGTGCTTGGGCATCGTAGACAGGAAGGAGCTTAGAAAGGAATTCTTGCGCAACGGATTTGTGTAGGATGAGACGACGAGTGGATGTGCATCGCTGTCCGGCGGTACCCACGGCAGCGAAAAGAACGCTTTGAAGAGCGAGAGGAAGATCGGCGTCCTTGTCGACAATAACGGCATTGTTACCACCAAGTTCAAGGATAGTCTGTGAGGTAGAGTCAATCACAAACCGATAATACTTGTATGAAAAACTTACCTTGCCGAATCGATCGCTTACAGCCTTACTGACCTCCTTACCGACCTTCTCACTTCCTGTGAAACTCACTGCAAGAACAAATATCAGAGACGGATCAACCATACACAGTGGAAACCAATTTACCCAAAGGGATATCCTCATTACCCACAATAGTCCTCCCGACATCGACACCTCCGCAGACGAGCGCAGCAGTTGCTCCAGGAAGGCCGTTTTTCTCGAGAACGGGCTGGATTAGACGAGTGACAGCGATTGCCGTCAAAGGGGTTGAGGGTGCGGGCTTCCAAATGGTAGAATTACCAGTAGCAAGGGCGACAGTGAGGTTCCTGTGATACCTTTTAGCCAGGAGCCTTTAGTTGGACGAAGTATCAACTCACCAGCCCTATGTTAAGAAGAGTAAAATGGCAAACATATTAGATTATGCAAATTTCTCACGATGATTAAACTTACGTAGACGGCCACCTAAAGCAAACTGTCAGCCTATTCAAGCGTTGAAAACGGGAAGACGAATGACCTACAGGGAAATTGAAGGCAGACAGGATACCCACAACACCCAGGGGATTAGGGACTGGGTGATTTAATTAGCACCGTTCAGACTATCGGCGTCATTTTGAAGCTTACTTTCGTAGATGACATGCTCAGGACGTTCACTTGGGAGGACTCGACCAGTCATAGTCCTTGACAACCCAGTAGCAAAGTCACACTGTCAGGGGTTAGCCACCTCCGCTAATACAGAGTTCGAGCCAGACTTACAACATCAATAAACTCCTGAACCTCACccttgccttcgctctTGATCTTTCCCATTTCCAAACTGACGAGGTTACCGAGCTCCGACACCTTGGCCTCAAGAGCTTCCCTGATTTGGCGAACGACCTCTCCTCGCTTGGGAGCAGGCATGGAGCGAACAATCCGGTAGGCCTCCTTTGACTTGGCAATGGCTGCTTGAGTTTCCTCGACGCTGGCCTATAAAGCACCACGAGGTTAGCTTTGAATAAGATATATGAAGATATGCTAACTTACACTTTTGACTCTAGCCAGAATCTCACCAGTGGCAGGACATCTAGAAACGATCTCTTCACCGGACCCCTTCCATTGACCGTCGAAGACACCGGGGATAGGGGCAGTGTTATCAACAGGAATGTTGAGAGCAGAAAGGACTGCGTGGGCACGAGTTGAAAGCGGACGAGAGCCAGAGGCGATCTTGGTCTCAGCTCCACCAATGATGTTAGACATAGCGCGCATGATGATTGTGTTTCGTTGTTGTCTagttgggagaagagcgagTGTTCGTCTGTGTGAATGAGGGGCTGTCCAGGAAAGTGAGAggacagaagaggagcgCATGTTGGTTGCTTTATATATTTCTTTGAATGGAATAGGATTGTAGAAAGGTGAATGGAAGAACTAGTAGAAGAACTAGTTGGCCCGCTACGTCGTTTTGTCTAGGGCCACTTGACGGACGAACCGACGGACAGAGGCAGCAGCGCGGGTGGCGTATACGCGCACTTGATCGCGGCAATCTCCTGATTCAGTAACCGGCCGCGTGTTTATCAACCTTGCCGAACTCGCTTACGTTTACAAGCCGGTTTACAATAACAGCATTTCATTACAACCCAGATATAATTGCCTTCTAATCACAAAGCCTACCAGCTAACAGCCATCCGATTTCGGTAATTCCGGGCATGCGCGTCATCTAATCTTTCGGCGCTCTTAAGCAGAGAGTCTCCATTCCTGtcgccttcctcgtcgCTGATAACAACTTCCGCAacccatccatctccttgcTCAGTTCTTCCGGACTTTGTTGTCGGCCGTATACAGATCCGATAGTGTCGTAAATTTGGCTAAGATTATCGCTCGCTTGCGCGGAAACATATAAGCTGACGACAGAGTGGAAGTATTCAATCTCGACGGTTGCCTGCAAAGGCGTGATTTGGTACCAATATCAGTACTTCTGTATTGACATCACAAAATCAAATTGTAAGCGCCACTCACAGTGAGCATCCCTCCTGGCCCGTACTTTTTGATTTGCTGGAAGCAACTCAGAGCAACCCTTGTGATGCCTTCAATCAAAGCCTGAATAACTCTGGGCACCAGGGTTGGTGCGATGTCTCCAGTTTGTGCATGTGCTTCAACTAATAGGAGTATGATTTTATGCATATAAGGCCGAATTTCTGAGAGTTGAATTGTCAGATGATCGGAGATTTTAGGTGAATACAGATAAGAAGGTTACTGACCTGCTGGCTTGCCCGCGTTCACCCAGTCTGTGTCATGTAACACTGCTTCTCGGATAATCTTGCCCAGCGGCTCGGCTCGGAGAGTAATATAGGCTTTGAAAGCCCGAGCATCCATGCCTTCGATCATCTGCAGCAAGAGATCCTCCTGCTTGGCCATATCCACGTCGAGAACTTTGCTGACTTTCCTACATATTGCTTTGAGCGAAGTTTCTTGCATTTGATTAAATTTAGCGAGGGAAACAAGCAATCGAATTTCCTGTTGAATCGTAAATGAGCGCCTATATCGATATCCGACAAAACCGCTTACAGGGTGTTGTACAACAGAGACATCCGTACCCCTCCTTCTTAACAGCCTTTTTCGCT
The nucleotide sequence above comes from Cryptococcus neoformans var. grubii H99 chromosome 1, complete sequence. Encoded proteins:
- a CDS encoding dihydroorotase, homodimeric type, producing the protein MLQEIVLPSPADFHVHVRQGKMCELVTPQVAKGGVRTAYVMPNLVPPLTSTDAVVSYRAELEKIDSSVQWLMTLYLHPDVTPAEIRKAAKAGIKGVKSYPRGVTTNSNSGIEDYEVYYPVFKAMEEEGMVLNLHGEVPSDAHKNISILNAEVHFLEHLRKLATAFPKLRIVLEHATTSAAVETVASLPSNVACSITAHHLYLTIDEVAPQPHHFCKPLAKEPKDRKALQDAIKSGNEKFFLGSDSAPHPLSNKAPALTEEGAVSACAAGVYTSPILIPLVATLLEGFGALDKLEGFVSGHGRKFYGEPAKEGQELRLRRTKEDEGFVKGTFRGDGVEVMPFWAGKRLGWEIAQ
- a CDS encoding aldehyde dehydrogenase family 7 member A1, producing the protein MRSSSVLSLSWTAPHSHRRTLALLPTRQQRNTIIMRAMSNIIGGAETKIASGSRPLSTRAHAVLSALNIPVDNTAPIPGVFDGQWKGSGEEIVSRCPATGEILARVKSASVEETQAAIAKSKEAYRIVRSMPAPKRGEVVRQIREALEAKVSELGNLVSLEMGKIKSEGKGEVQEFIDVCDFATGLSRTMTGRVLPSERPEHVIYEIPNPLGVVGILSAFNFPVAVYGWNLTVALATGNSTIWKPAPSTPLTAIAVTRLIQPVLEKNGLPGATAALVCGGVDVGRTIVGNEDIPLVSFTGSEKVGKEVSKAVSDRFGKTILELGGNNAVIVDKDADLPLALQSVLFAAVGTAGQRCTSTRRLILHKSVAQEFLSKLLPVYDAQAPSPHLMVGDPLQTSTLIGPLHNDGAVKKYEETLQAVTSRGGEILTKRSGRINGMDKEVEGGNWVWPTVVRPKKDDPCWKEEVFAPILYVTEFETLEEAIEINNSVPQGLSSALFTSDLKSLGKWLGPEGSDCGIVNVNVGTSGAEIGAGFGGNKSTGWGRESGGDAWKQYVRWSAATVNYSSKVSLAQGVTFGIDA